A single Sulfitobacter sp. M39 DNA region contains:
- a CDS encoding helix-turn-helix domain-containing protein produces the protein MAELTDLPYPNPYELLGPVRILRKQLGLTTNDLAVLTALISFLPREKRRGLDSQHIALTVVFPSNASLSERANGLDERTLRRSLGRLSAAELIERKSSANGKRFPLRYGGVIKDAFGIDLKPLIQRYDTLSMQASQLTEELEHLRSLKTEALALRASLLRQTGLDEVKLSTLQMFRNILRRATLTVDAVLSIISELRAMGAATEACYGEKHTVANASADESLQAVEQQSGTLDPGGLTATNGQNVRHIESTKKDINKIAIKATGQDKQTSQTQAKMNRDPEKMAWEDFTHVAGLFPVPPHSGETLNRILYDLGKLLRVGQDRLKRSIQMAGAGKLLLVFDYLLARSGTIKHPDAYFEKVLCAQLDRI, from the coding sequence TTGGCGGAACTGACAGACTTGCCCTACCCTAACCCATACGAACTGTTAGGCCCGGTTCGCATTTTGAGAAAACAGCTCGGCCTTACGACCAACGACCTAGCCGTGTTGACCGCCCTCATTAGCTTCCTTCCCCGTGAGAAACGTAGAGGTCTGGATAGCCAGCACATTGCACTTACCGTCGTCTTCCCATCGAACGCTTCGTTGTCGGAGCGGGCCAATGGTCTTGACGAAAGAACACTTCGTCGCAGCCTTGGGCGCCTCTCAGCGGCTGAACTAATTGAGCGAAAGAGTTCTGCAAATGGGAAACGCTTCCCGCTACGATATGGAGGTGTGATTAAGGACGCCTTCGGCATCGACCTTAAGCCCTTGATCCAACGATACGACACTCTCTCAATGCAAGCGTCACAGCTTACCGAAGAACTCGAGCATCTACGGTCACTGAAGACCGAAGCATTAGCACTCCGTGCGTCTCTCCTTCGGCAGACAGGCCTCGATGAAGTAAAACTCTCTACCTTACAGATGTTTAGAAATATACTGCGTCGAGCGACGTTGACCGTGGACGCAGTTCTAAGCATTATCTCGGAGCTCCGAGCTATGGGCGCCGCCACTGAGGCCTGCTACGGTGAGAAGCACACCGTAGCAAATGCTAGCGCAGACGAAAGTCTACAAGCTGTCGAACAGCAGTCAGGTACACTGGATCCGGGCGGACTGACCGCCACAAACGGACAAAATGTCCGGCACATAGAGTCTACAAAAAAAGATATTAATAAGATTGCTATTAAAGCAACGGGACAAGATAAACAAACGTCGCAAACTCAGGCCAAGATGAACCGTGACCCAGAGAAAATGGCTTGGGAAGACTTCACCCATGTAGCAGGGCTTTTCCCAGTCCCTCCTCACTCAGGGGAAACCCTTAATCGCATCCTGTATGACCTCGGTAAACTGCTTAGAGTGGGACAAGATAGATTGAAACGTAGCATCCAAATGGCGGGCGCAGGCAAACTGCTTCTAGTTTTCGACTACTTGCTAGCCCGCTCAGGCACGATCAAGCACCCCGATGCCTATTTTGAAAAAGTGCTATGCGCACAACTTGACCGCATATGA
- a CDS encoding TRAP transporter large permease, which yields MDPSFAPYIAVALIILLMAFGAPVFAALALSGAVGIVLVEDFAFLMTRLKSISYSTTAVYTLTIIPLFILMGSFAHHAQVGKKLFDVASRWVGHLPGGLAMAAILTSAGFAATSGSSVATAATVGSVAIPEMKKAGYQGSLSAGAVAAGGVLGVLIPPSVLLIFYAALTETSAGKMLVAGFLPGLLTAIMFMVGIYFIARRGDMRHAVTPRASWGEAVRETGKAWQVMVLFIVVMGGIYLGLVTPTEAGAVGAFVALIMLLMHRPSWPGMLGRIVASFRSTIDTTVMILFTMIGAAVFSYFLTLIQVPNQLAEAVVGSGLPPYFIVAMLLLVFVPLGMFLDAFSMMVITIPIMFPTIQSLGFDPIWFGILAVKMCEIGLITPPVGLNCYVIAGIDRETPLPQIFRGALWFVLLEVITIMILFAFPIITTILPNWMGS from the coding sequence ATGGATCCGTCCTTTGCCCCCTATATCGCCGTCGCGCTGATCATTCTGCTGATGGCATTCGGCGCGCCGGTATTTGCCGCGCTGGCGCTGTCCGGCGCCGTCGGTATCGTCTTGGTCGAAGATTTCGCGTTTCTGATGACGCGGCTCAAGTCGATCTCATACTCCACCACCGCCGTCTACACGCTGACGATCATCCCGCTGTTCATCCTGATGGGCAGTTTCGCGCATCATGCGCAGGTGGGTAAAAAGCTGTTTGACGTTGCCAGCCGCTGGGTCGGGCATTTGCCCGGTGGCTTGGCGATGGCAGCGATCCTGACCAGCGCAGGCTTTGCGGCCACGTCGGGGTCAAGCGTCGCCACTGCCGCCACCGTGGGCTCCGTCGCGATCCCAGAAATGAAGAAGGCGGGCTATCAAGGCAGCCTTTCGGCCGGCGCAGTCGCGGCTGGTGGCGTGCTGGGTGTGCTGATCCCGCCAAGCGTCCTTCTGATATTCTATGCCGCGCTGACCGAAACCTCGGCTGGCAAGATGCTTGTCGCGGGGTTCCTGCCGGGGTTGCTGACCGCGATCATGTTCATGGTCGGGATCTACTTCATCGCCCGTCGCGGCGATATGCGCCATGCGGTCACCCCACGCGCCAGCTGGGGCGAGGCCGTGCGCGAAACGGGCAAGGCGTGGCAGGTCATGGTCCTGTTTATCGTCGTGATGGGCGGCATCTATCTGGGCCTCGTCACCCCGACAGAGGCGGGCGCCGTCGGTGCTTTTGTCGCCTTGATCATGCTGCTGATGCACCGCCCCAGCTGGCCCGGTATGCTGGGCCGTATCGTGGCAAGCTTCCGGTCGACCATAGACACCACCGTCATGATCCTCTTCACCATGATCGGCGCCGCCGTCTTCAGCTATTTCCTGACGCTGATTCAGGTGCCCAACCAATTGGCCGAGGCGGTCGTCGGCTCTGGTCTGCCGCCGTATTTCATCGTGGCGATGCTGCTTCTGGTCTTTGTGCCTCTGGGGATGTTCCTCGATGCATTCTCGATGATGGTCATCACCATCCCGATCATGTTCCCCACGATACAATCGCTCGGCTTTGATCCGATCTGGTTCGGCATTCTCGCCGTCAAGATGTGCGAGATCGGGCTCATCACGCCGCCGGTCGGGCTGAACTGCTATGTCATCGCCGGTATTGATCGCGAAACACCCCTGCCCCAGATCTTTCGCGGTGCGCTGTGGTTTGTCCTGCTGGAGGTCATTACGATCATGATCCTCTTTGCTTTCCCGATCATCACCACCATCCTGCCGAACTGGATGGGATCTTAA
- a CDS encoding SOS response-associated peptidase, producing the protein MCNLYANTLAPTLMRQLFKVRPEKDQLGNAQPLTAIFPKGTAPIVALDDDGNRVLCNTHWGFVLPQTSKKTGKPIQPKAVNNARDDKLRSSPFWKASFTERRCLIPASSFCEAKGRNPATYVWFGVTGDTPRPPFALAGIWRSFAGNYGTAYRELTTSSMITTTPNELVKDTHPDRMPAILAPEDYEAWLTGPAEDAFRLVRPYPAEKMVIHQQGEDLKSDHGGL; encoded by the coding sequence ATGTGCAACCTCTACGCTAATACCCTCGCCCCGACCCTCATGCGGCAACTGTTCAAAGTGCGCCCCGAAAAAGACCAGCTGGGCAATGCGCAGCCACTGACAGCGATCTTTCCCAAGGGCACGGCGCCCATCGTGGCGCTGGATGACGATGGCAACCGCGTGTTGTGCAACACGCACTGGGGGTTCGTGCTGCCGCAAACCTCCAAGAAAACTGGCAAGCCGATCCAGCCCAAGGCGGTGAACAACGCGCGGGACGATAAGCTGCGCAGCTCGCCCTTCTGGAAAGCCAGCTTTACTGAACGCCGCTGCCTGATCCCCGCCTCCAGCTTTTGCGAGGCGAAGGGGCGCAACCCGGCGACCTATGTCTGGTTTGGCGTGACCGGCGACACCCCGCGCCCGCCCTTCGCCCTCGCCGGGATCTGGCGCAGCTTTGCGGGCAACTACGGGACAGCGTATCGCGAGCTCACCACCTCCTCGATGATCACGACCACGCCGAATGAACTGGTGAAGGACACCCACCCCGACCGGATGCCCGCGATCCTGGCCCCTGAGGACTACGAGGCTTGGCTGACCGGACCGGCAGAGGACGCATTCCGCCTTGTTAGACCCTATCCCGCTGAGAAAATGGTGATCCACCAGCAGGGCGAAGATCTGAAATCCGACCACGGCGGGCTATAG
- a CDS encoding DNA-binding protein, which produces MAINQQRVFQAAEQLIEQGTEPTNRNIREVLGGGSLETITPLLREWKLLQEQSADIPNSVNVAMDHTLKRVWIEAKDHAKRTFVGERMLLEKQISKLEDELRLADEAKEKTDADIAKLQETIKAGEAAAELAKSQSAERIADLKSALSETKEEAKEARTSERDLNKQLVALTKEASELRVLADKAQADADHANAKLRSGAK; this is translated from the coding sequence ATGGCAATTAACCAACAGCGGGTTTTCCAAGCGGCTGAACAATTGATCGAGCAGGGCACTGAGCCGACCAATAGGAACATTCGGGAAGTGCTTGGTGGTGGGTCACTTGAAACCATCACACCGTTACTCCGAGAATGGAAATTGCTCCAAGAGCAATCGGCAGACATACCAAACAGCGTTAACGTGGCCATGGATCATACTTTGAAGCGAGTATGGATCGAAGCAAAAGATCATGCAAAGCGTACCTTCGTTGGGGAACGAATGCTGTTGGAAAAACAGATATCAAAGCTAGAGGATGAGCTTCGACTGGCTGATGAAGCCAAGGAAAAGACGGATGCGGATATCGCCAAGCTTCAGGAAACAATCAAAGCCGGTGAGGCCGCAGCTGAATTAGCGAAATCACAATCGGCGGAGCGTATTGCTGACCTGAAAAGTGCTCTTTCTGAGACGAAGGAAGAAGCGAAAGAGGCAAGAACAAGTGAACGGGATTTGAACAAACAATTGGTAGCATTGACGAAAGAGGCTTCGGAGCTGAGGGTTCTTGCCGATAAGGCGCAGGCAGATGCAGACCATGCCAATGCCAAGCTGAGGAGCGGCGCAAAGTAG
- a CDS encoding TRAP transporter small permease → MQTINSLLKIVSDALGAVAMLFLAFLVFGTTLDVLVRALTGSPITGVFEFTELALVMVVFLGAGWAQRDDAHIRVTVLTEKLSPAARARVVALAWAVGALALLMLAIPATHEAVYSVSIREFRWGYVKIPIWWTKASLAAGLWFACIQMAIQSLQLFLFGEPAETKQASPDLH, encoded by the coding sequence ATGCAAACGATCAACAGTTTACTGAAAATCGTGTCCGATGCACTTGGTGCGGTCGCCATGTTGTTTCTCGCATTCCTTGTGTTTGGCACCACGCTTGACGTTTTGGTGCGTGCCCTCACGGGGAGCCCGATCACCGGCGTTTTTGAATTTACCGAACTGGCGCTGGTGATGGTCGTCTTTCTTGGCGCGGGATGGGCCCAACGGGACGATGCGCATATCCGCGTGACCGTCCTGACAGAGAAGCTCTCCCCCGCCGCCCGCGCCCGTGTCGTCGCGCTGGCCTGGGCGGTCGGTGCGCTGGCATTGCTGATGCTGGCGATCCCCGCCACGCATGAGGCGGTCTATTCCGTCTCTATCCGGGAATTCCGCTGGGGTTACGTCAAGATCCCGATCTGGTGGACAAAGGCCAGCTTGGCCGCGGGCCTGTGGTTCGCCTGCATCCAAATGGCAATCCAATCCCTTCAACTTTTTCTCTTCGGGGAGCCTGCTGAGACAAAGCAGGCGTCGCCCGATCTTCACTGA
- a CDS encoding ParB/RepB/Spo0J family partition protein: MARKVFGNSLKNAMDEATPSEENLDTSRTSPTVARAQASILEEDKHATRLIDPNAIQMSAVMDRIDPSDGLDDLVSSIREHGQKVPVLVRRTSNGPLEIVYGRRRLLACRELSQKVRATVMQMTDEEALIAQGVENNARQDPSFIERALFVAGIIRELGKTDEARKNAQTVAYRALQIDESLVSRMNRIATGIPSELIQAIGPAHGVGRRVWEKLFRLCEKDGARAREIATKIPRDLPGPDRLEAAVTLLTATKPSAPSAHPDERVKVGRRGNRITIDADADLAPRVEEAVRKLIIELLDRGQDGPE; the protein is encoded by the coding sequence ATGGCACGTAAAGTCTTCGGAAATTCCCTAAAGAATGCTATGGATGAAGCGACGCCTTCGGAAGAAAATTTGGATACAAGCCGCACGAGCCCGACCGTAGCTCGCGCACAAGCATCCATTCTTGAAGAAGATAAACACGCCACACGGCTGATAGACCCGAACGCCATACAGATGTCCGCGGTCATGGATCGCATCGATCCCAGCGATGGGCTGGATGATCTTGTCTCGTCGATCCGTGAGCACGGTCAAAAAGTTCCAGTTTTGGTTCGCAGAACCTCGAATGGACCCCTTGAGATTGTCTATGGTCGCCGCAGGCTTCTCGCCTGCCGCGAACTTAGTCAGAAGGTGCGCGCAACGGTCATGCAGATGACCGACGAGGAAGCACTCATTGCCCAAGGTGTAGAAAACAATGCCCGGCAAGATCCATCGTTCATCGAAAGGGCTCTATTTGTAGCCGGCATCATTCGGGAGCTTGGGAAGACAGACGAGGCACGTAAGAACGCTCAGACCGTAGCGTATCGGGCACTTCAGATAGATGAATCGCTTGTCTCACGGATGAACCGTATCGCGACAGGCATTCCTTCTGAATTGATTCAGGCTATTGGACCTGCGCACGGCGTTGGTCGACGGGTCTGGGAAAAACTCTTTCGGTTGTGTGAGAAAGACGGCGCAAGAGCTCGCGAAATTGCCACCAAAATCCCCCGCGACTTACCAGGCCCCGATCGTCTAGAAGCAGCGGTTACTTTGCTAACGGCCACCAAGCCATCGGCTCCCTCGGCGCACCCCGACGAGCGCGTGAAGGTCGGGCGAAGGGGTAACCGTATCACTATCGACGCTGACGCAGATCTTGCCCCACGTGTGGAGGAGGCTGTGCGCAAGTTGATAATTGAGCTTCTTGACCGCGGTCAAGATGGGCCAGAGTAA
- a CDS encoding C4-dicarboxylate TRAP transporter substrate-binding protein → MKRRTFLKTGAAAASGVFTLAAPSLALAATSLKFDSYVSDSAGPSWIDRWYLDELEKRTEGEVSIRRYWSGSLNKVGEHLGAVRDGTSEMTLISPGYYQSELPVTRGLEWYFRMNRADALQKVCRDVYDQFDPLRAEWEDRHRSKVLYWTNWNYAPLILRDPITSLEDIKGKRIRAYGVSADVVEALGGTAVAMAAPEVYQALERGILDGVYGFDFVTAIAYKLHEIAPQFYDIGDGPHAPAATIMNKRVYDGLPDDVRKISDEIVDDIYGGQFSAIYEDVLATYVKTAEAEGVTLSTVSDEQKAMAKDLVQPAQVNSWLEDTAKPAGIDGAEMQSLIDAAIKKYDAEATLKRPYEISQAS, encoded by the coding sequence ATGAAACGCAGAACATTCCTAAAAACCGGTGCCGCCGCCGCATCGGGCGTCTTTACGCTGGCCGCCCCCTCGCTTGCGCTGGCCGCAACATCGCTGAAGTTCGACAGCTACGTGTCGGATTCCGCAGGCCCGTCGTGGATCGACCGCTGGTATCTGGACGAGCTGGAAAAACGCACCGAAGGCGAAGTTTCCATCCGCCGCTACTGGTCCGGTTCGCTCAACAAGGTGGGCGAACATCTGGGCGCCGTGCGCGACGGTACATCCGAGATGACCTTGATCTCGCCCGGCTACTACCAGTCCGAACTGCCCGTGACCCGCGGGTTGGAATGGTATTTCCGCATGAACCGCGCCGACGCGCTTCAAAAGGTCTGCCGCGATGTTTACGACCAATTCGACCCGCTGCGCGCGGAATGGGAAGATCGTCACCGCTCCAAAGTGCTCTACTGGACCAACTGGAACTACGCGCCGCTGATCCTACGCGACCCGATCACCTCGCTGGAAGATATCAAAGGCAAACGCATCCGTGCCTACGGTGTCTCTGCCGATGTGGTCGAAGCGCTTGGCGGTACGGCCGTCGCCATGGCCGCCCCCGAAGTGTATCAAGCGCTGGAGCGTGGCATTCTCGACGGTGTCTACGGGTTCGATTTCGTGACCGCGATCGCCTATAAGCTGCATGAAATCGCGCCGCAGTTCTACGATATTGGCGACGGCCCCCACGCCCCTGCTGCAACCATCATGAACAAGCGGGTGTATGACGGGCTTCCCGACGACGTGCGCAAGATCTCGGACGAGATTGTCGATGACATCTATGGCGGCCAGTTCAGCGCGATCTACGAAGATGTGCTTGCCACCTATGTCAAAACCGCTGAAGCCGAAGGCGTCACGCTGAGCACCGTTTCTGACGAGCAAAAGGCCATGGCCAAGGATCTGGTCCAGCCCGCGCAGGTGAATTCCTGGCTTGAGGATACCGCGAAACCCGCAGGTATCGATGGCGCAGAAATGCAGTCCTTGATCGATGCCGCGATCAAGAAGTACGACGCCGAAGCAACGCTGAAACGCCCTTACGAGATCAGCCAAGCATCGTAA
- the repA gene encoding plasmid partitioning protein RepA — MSKRLGNRLHEHAQETFPPDAQKGLRRFAMREAAELLRINQNTFRHHVANLEGFPEGILEGGNRRSFSAEEMVEAQRVLLETGRIKPEEHPHRKTGEACQVLTIFNLKGGSAKTSSVAHIGQLLGLRGYRVLLIDLDSQASLTNLFGVTPELDPDMPTSYDLIKSDDPLPAAEIIRKTNFPTVDLIPASMDIMEYEFEVALSFREGTTTFHSRIRDALEPVLSQYDVVLFDTPPQLNFSVISALFASTGVLIPLNASMLDVMSLASFLAMASNLMGVVETHAPEHGLNFVRLLITRYENTDGPQVQISSLLRTVLGDAVLSAEFLKSTAVGDAANTQQSIFEVEPRDVNRRTYERATESVSRVTDEVEREILKAWGRSDGT; from the coding sequence ATGTCCAAGCGACTGGGTAACCGGTTGCATGAACATGCGCAGGAAACCTTCCCACCGGACGCCCAGAAGGGCCTCCGCCGCTTCGCTATGCGGGAAGCAGCGGAGCTGCTTCGCATTAATCAGAACACCTTTCGCCATCATGTGGCAAACCTCGAAGGCTTTCCCGAAGGGATTTTAGAGGGTGGCAATCGCCGTAGCTTCTCCGCAGAGGAGATGGTCGAGGCACAACGCGTGCTTCTTGAGACCGGAAGGATCAAACCAGAAGAGCATCCGCACAGAAAAACGGGAGAAGCTTGTCAGGTTTTAACGATCTTCAACCTAAAGGGTGGCTCCGCCAAGACATCATCTGTTGCTCACATCGGGCAACTATTGGGACTGCGAGGGTACCGGGTCTTGTTGATCGACCTTGATAGCCAAGCTAGCCTGACGAATCTGTTCGGTGTTACGCCCGAGCTTGATCCGGATATGCCAACGTCATACGATCTGATCAAATCCGATGATCCGCTTCCCGCGGCAGAAATCATTCGCAAAACGAACTTCCCGACTGTCGACCTGATCCCGGCATCCATGGACATCATGGAGTACGAGTTCGAGGTCGCACTGAGCTTCAGAGAAGGCACCACTACGTTCCATAGCCGCATCAGGGATGCACTTGAGCCAGTCTTGAGCCAATATGATGTGGTACTGTTTGATACCCCACCGCAGCTGAACTTCTCGGTGATCTCGGCTCTTTTTGCATCGACTGGGGTACTGATCCCGCTGAACGCCTCTATGCTTGACGTCATGTCGCTTGCGAGCTTTTTGGCGATGGCGAGTAACTTGATGGGCGTAGTCGAGACGCATGCCCCCGAACACGGGCTGAACTTCGTAAGACTTCTCATTACACGCTACGAAAATACCGATGGGCCGCAGGTTCAAATTTCGTCTCTGCTTCGGACAGTGCTTGGAGATGCGGTGCTATCTGCTGAGTTCCTCAAATCAACTGCCGTGGGTGACGCTGCAAATACTCAACAGAGCATATTTGAGGTAGAACCTCGCGACGTGAACCGCCGAACATACGAGCGCGCGACCGAATCCGTGTCTCGCGTGACAGATGAGGTCGAACGAGAAATCCTCAAGGCATGGGGGCGTAGTGATGGCACGTAA
- a CDS encoding BCCT family transporter → MTDPTSDNGEIETDFEVGQDNIDGSLGPIGFDIHNPVFVISGITSVVFVLLTMIFPDQAGAVFLAVRDFATTKLDWMFMIIVNFFVIFCIVLIFLPMSKVRLGGEDAVPEYSYPAWFAMLFAAGMGIGLLFFGVLEPVYHMNVSGPLGVPSPIAADGSIIAENVEAARAMGLAATFYHWGLHGWAVYAIMALALALFTYNKGLPFSIRSCFYPILGERVWGWSGHIIDILAVFATLFGLATSLGLGAQQANAGFNFAFGLEISTNVQVIIIVLVTAVALVSVWRGLDGGVKVLSELNMGVAILFFLFVLFAGPTLIGLSGFWTGLIAYTQELIPLSNPFGRTDDAYREGWTAFYWAWWVSWAPFVGMFIARVSKGRTVREFIVCVLLIPSLIIFVWMGVFGGIAIDQILTSPETSLVKANVIDSYSPELSLFGMLNELPFTKTASTIAIVLALVFFVTSSDSGSLVVDTITAGGKIDAPVPQRIFWCVVEGLIAIVLLIGGGLSALQAGVTATGVPFSILMLVMCYTIYKGLRSEPRG, encoded by the coding sequence ATGACCGACCCCACGTCAGATAACGGCGAGATAGAGACTGATTTCGAGGTCGGTCAGGACAATATCGACGGCAGCCTTGGCCCCATAGGCTTTGACATTCACAACCCTGTCTTCGTGATCTCGGGGATCACCTCGGTGGTTTTTGTGCTGCTGACGATGATCTTTCCTGATCAAGCGGGGGCTGTCTTCCTCGCGGTGCGTGATTTCGCCACCACCAAGCTCGACTGGATGTTCATGATTATCGTGAATTTCTTTGTGATCTTCTGCATCGTGCTGATTTTTCTGCCGATGTCCAAGGTGCGTTTAGGGGGCGAGGATGCGGTGCCGGAGTATTCCTACCCGGCGTGGTTCGCGATGCTTTTCGCCGCCGGTATGGGGATCGGGCTGCTGTTCTTTGGCGTGCTGGAACCTGTCTATCACATGAACGTCTCGGGCCCGCTTGGGGTGCCGTCGCCCATTGCCGCTGACGGGTCGATCATTGCCGAGAATGTAGAGGCTGCCCGTGCCATGGGGCTGGCCGCGACCTTCTATCACTGGGGGCTGCACGGTTGGGCGGTATATGCAATCATGGCGCTGGCCTTGGCGTTGTTTACCTATAACAAGGGTCTGCCGTTTTCGATCCGGTCCTGTTTCTATCCGATCCTTGGTGAAAGGGTTTGGGGTTGGTCCGGCCATATCATCGATATTCTGGCAGTCTTTGCGACGCTGTTCGGCTTGGCCACATCGCTGGGTCTTGGGGCGCAGCAGGCGAATGCGGGCTTTAACTTTGCCTTCGGGCTCGAGATTTCGACCAATGTGCAGGTGATCATCATCGTTCTGGTGACGGCTGTCGCACTTGTCTCGGTCTGGCGCGGGTTGGACGGCGGGGTAAAGGTGCTGTCCGAGCTCAATATGGGCGTCGCGATCCTGTTCTTCCTCTTCGTGCTTTTCGCAGGGCCGACGCTGATCGGCCTCAGCGGTTTCTGGACCGGCCTGATCGCCTACACGCAAGAGCTGATCCCACTGTCGAACCCCTTTGGGCGAACAGATGATGCCTACCGCGAGGGGTGGACGGCGTTTTACTGGGCCTGGTGGGTCTCCTGGGCGCCTTTCGTTGGCATGTTTATCGCGCGCGTCTCTAAAGGGCGCACGGTGCGGGAGTTCATCGTCTGCGTCTTGCTGATCCCGTCGCTGATCATCTTTGTCTGGATGGGCGTCTTTGGCGGGATCGCCATCGACCAGATCCTGACCTCCCCCGAGACTTCGCTGGTCAAGGCAAACGTCATCGACAGCTATTCGCCCGAACTCAGCCTCTTTGGCATGTTGAACGAGCTGCCGTTTACCAAGACCGCATCGACCATCGCGATCGTGCTGGCGCTCGTGTTCTTTGTGACGTCCTCGGATTCCGGCTCGCTGGTGGTGGATACGATCACCGCAGGCGGCAAGATCGACGCGCCGGTGCCGCAGCGGATCTTCTGGTGTGTGGTCGAAGGGCTGATCGCCATCGTGCTGCTGATCGGCGGCGGCTTGTCGGCGCTGCAAGCAGGGGTCACGGCCACTGGTGTGCCGTTCAGCATCCTGATGCTGGTGATGTGCTACACGATCTACAAGGGTCTGCGTAGCGAACCGCGGGGGTGA
- a CDS encoding site-specific integrase: MVTGFPMKSQKDAAAAIAVRNPTPSERLLSNSLIAYAFAQEANRLYAPEDLIASGTWQKYEVRAAALAKKSPRDNPYEAFLRIDRAGGWETVNTRQAHRSALVRLAAQSVIEGAPRFWKHYISQKPTEKATLQLNELLRKSVDSALVARFVAAQRPLNKTEFDSFRSAVAFLVAQPPDPSHQALRKYKFDRSAKFRRKPNAQIASLRALNQHQDRKRKSDPTYCWLDTYWRFVLADDNTGDLQRAMIATLILTGSRPVEFSCRFGIEVSLADVDAEKRLTFKIHGAKTATKKELSVEAKGQAIRQITLGCHSPEAHWLHRHISRSGENNLVLRQAGAPYSSSGKVLSIAEQERLLTNSLGKRIKKIASRAFPRLKHNVTPYVFRHAFADALRTEGRFDEQVRAAALGQQSTRTLGHYGGSNRRKKTQSVRSRQIVCIEASSPVREYSRSFPNDDETNSRPRL; encoded by the coding sequence ATGGTGACTGGCTTTCCGATGAAAAGCCAAAAAGATGCAGCCGCTGCCATAGCGGTGCGGAACCCAACGCCTTCGGAGCGCTTGTTGTCCAATAGTTTGATCGCATACGCATTTGCGCAAGAAGCGAACCGCTTGTACGCTCCCGAAGACCTCATTGCTTCCGGTACGTGGCAGAAATATGAAGTGCGCGCTGCAGCTCTTGCTAAAAAAAGCCCGCGCGACAATCCGTATGAGGCCTTCCTTAGAATCGATAGGGCAGGGGGGTGGGAGACCGTTAACACCCGTCAAGCCCACAGATCTGCCTTGGTACGCCTAGCTGCGCAGTCGGTAATCGAAGGTGCTCCCAGATTCTGGAAACACTATATCTCGCAAAAACCAACAGAAAAGGCGACACTCCAACTCAACGAATTGCTTCGCAAAAGCGTCGATAGTGCGTTGGTTGCCAGATTTGTGGCCGCGCAACGCCCGCTTAATAAGACTGAATTTGATAGTTTTCGGAGCGCGGTGGCATTTCTTGTGGCCCAACCCCCGGACCCATCACATCAAGCGCTAAGAAAATATAAATTCGATCGATCGGCTAAATTCAGAAGAAAGCCCAACGCCCAAATTGCGTCGTTGCGTGCGCTCAATCAGCATCAGGATCGTAAACGCAAATCGGACCCGACCTATTGTTGGCTGGACACTTACTGGCGGTTTGTGCTGGCTGATGACAACACTGGCGATTTGCAGCGGGCAATGATTGCGACATTGATTTTGACAGGCAGCCGGCCGGTCGAATTTTCATGCCGTTTTGGCATTGAGGTTTCGCTAGCGGATGTTGATGCGGAAAAAAGGCTTACGTTTAAAATTCACGGAGCAAAAACGGCCACGAAAAAGGAGCTATCGGTAGAAGCGAAGGGGCAGGCAATACGCCAGATCACCTTGGGCTGTCACAGTCCTGAAGCGCATTGGCTACACCGCCACATTTCGCGGTCCGGTGAAAACAATTTAGTGTTGCGTCAAGCGGGGGCTCCGTATTCATCATCTGGAAAGGTGCTATCGATAGCCGAACAGGAACGGCTATTGACCAATAGTCTTGGGAAACGCATCAAGAAAATTGCTAGTCGCGCGTTCCCTCGTCTCAAGCATAACGTTACACCATATGTTTTTAGGCATGCATTCGCCGACGCTTTGAGGACGGAAGGGCGATTTGATGAACAAGTGAGAGCTGCGGCCCTAGGACAGCAAAGCACGCGTACGCTAGGGCATTACGGTGGGTCAAACCGGCGGAAGAAAACACAGTCGGTACGATCCCGACAGATTGTATGTATTGAAGCTAGCAGCCCCGTCCGAGAGTATTCCCGAAGCTTCCCAAACGATGATGAAACGAATTCTCGCCCAAGGTTGTAA